A stretch of DNA from Cannabis sativa cultivar Pink pepper isolate KNU-18-1 chromosome X, ASM2916894v1, whole genome shotgun sequence:
GTTCTCCCAAATCTGAGACCGTCTTCACCAAGGTTTCATTTTTCTCAAGCACCTCGCAGTGTTCTTTCTGCAGATTTTGGTACTCCCCTTGCAAGTCCGACAGCTGCTTACAAAGATTCTCTGATGTATATGTCAACACTTCCTCTCTGCGATCACCCTCcacaattttcaattttaattcttcAGTGGCCTGCCAAAGCTTCTGCTTCTCTAACTGTAATGCCACAAACTGCTCAGACTGGTTCGTATATTTCTGATCAAGAGTATCTCTTTCTGTCATAAGATTAGTCCCCTCCAACTGCACTTGCTCCAATATGGTCACAAGAACTAACTTCTCAATTACCAGTTGTAGATTATCATCAAAACTTCTAAACAAAGAATTTTTTGTATCTTGAAGTTTGACAAGTACAAGGTTAAGAAGTCTCTGATCCTGTTCAACCTTACCTGCACACCCAAGGTTATCATCAATATCCAGGGTCTTCAAAAACTGACAAAGCCCCACTCTCAGTACATTATTGTGTTCAGACAGATATTTATTTTCCACATTTTGCTCATCATTTTCTTTCTCCAACTCCGAGATCAGCTTCTTGGACTTTTCTGATGCCTCCAGGAGCTTTTGATGCTCAATGATGAGAGACAAATACTTCTCTTCTAGGCCTTGTATGAACTTTAGTAAAATTAAGATTTCAATTTGAGCATTAAAAGCCTTATCTTGTTCGTCTTCGTATTCTCTGTTCTTCCGAAGACCTTCCTCTTGTAGATGACAGATCTGCAACTCCATACCAGCCAACCGGGTTTCACTTAACTGTGCAAAACTGGCACGTTCTTGCTTCTCAGTGTCCAAGCAAATGCGCAGCTCTTCTACCATGCCAAGTGCAGTTTGTCTCTCCTTCTCCAGAGCAGAAAGTTTGTCTTCTAATGCTGCATATCCATTGCCCAGATCTTCCAGTCTTTGATGAGTAATACCCAACTGAGAAGCTAAGCATTCTCTTTCAGTGATGAGACCAGACTTCTCGCCATCAAGCACCAGGCATGAATCTTCTAAGCTCTTCGACCTTATCCTCAATCCTTCAAGTTCTGTATTTGCATCTAAAAGAGAACCTTCCAAAAAAGTGTTTCTCCTTGATATATTCTCTAAATTCTCAGTTGCAATCTGTAATTGAGAAATTAAGCTGGTCTTCTCAGCAACAAGATTTGACTTCTCTTCAAGAAGTGACTGACAGGTTTCTTCTAATGCCTTCACCTTTTCTCTTACTCCTTCCAACTCGACATTCAAATCATCAAGAGAATTCtccaaaagagaatttttcTCCATTAGTTTCTCCATGATCTTCAATTGTTCCAAAAGAGCCACTTTCTCAATCTGAGTTGTATCATGAATCTTCTTTAGCTGCGAGTGTTCATCCTGCAAGTCTTTCACAGATGATCCAAAGCATTCTGGATCGAAGCCTACTGACTCCACCTGCTCTAGCATAGTCTGGTTTTTCTTATTTGATTCATTCAATTCCTCTTTCAAACAGTATATCTCTTGCTGAAGAGCATTTCTCTGGTCCACTCGAAGTTCAACCTCTTCTTCGAGTTTCTTTATTGTCTCCCGTAAGTTCAAGATCTCATCTTGCAGATTTTTTATTGAAACAGCTGAAGACAAATTGAGCTCATTTACACTTTTGTTCTCCTCCTTGACTCTCTGAACTTCCTCTTCCAAACCCTGCTTACGCATTTCCATGTCTTTTAGGATTTCAGCCCTGTTCTGAAGCTCAGAAACTAGTGATCTTAGATCTTCCTGAGACTGAGAGTGCAAATTCTGCAATGTTTGGAAAGCAGTTTCAGCTTCAACAAATCTCATCCGCTCTTCTTGTACACAAGCCCATAGTCTACCCAACTCCTTTTGCTTCTCTGTTAGTTCCTCACCCTGAGTTCCCACCTTATGAACTAAACCCTCCAACTCTGATTGCAGAGAATAATTTGATTTTTCCAAAAGAAGACACTTTTCTTCAGCACCCTTTAACTTTGCAAGCCCATCATCTATCTCATTGTGTAGTCTCCGTGCCTCCTCTTGAGCACGAGAGAGTTCTTGTTCAAGATAAGAGATTCTCTCTAAGCACTGCTGGTATTGGAGAGCAGCAGCTTCCTTTGCTTCTGTTAATTTGGCAACTGCTTGTTTCAGGGTTTCAACCTCGTGCTCAGCTTTATATGCACGCTCATTAATTTGTCTAGCGCCCTCCTCAGCTTGTAGTAACTTGTTCTGCAGATTTGACATAACCTCCATACTCTCTTCATATTGTGCAAGTGCAGCATCTTTTTCAGTTCCTATCCGAGCAAGGTCTTGTTTTAAAACATCAGCTTCAGTTTCAGCTCTCCTAGCACGTTCATTAAGTTCTCCAGCATCCTTTTGGGTAGAAGAGATACTTTTTTCGAGAATGGATATCTTTTCCAAGTACTGCTGATATTGCAGAAGACTAGCTTCCCTTTCTGCCTGTAATTTCGTAAGGGCATCTTTCAAATTTTGAACCTCAGTTTCAGCTTTGCTAGCTCGTTCATTAAGGTCCCTGGAATCCTCTTGTGCACGAGAGACTTCAGACTCCAGATTGCTTAATCTCTCCAGACTCTGTTGGTACTGAACCAAGCCTGCTTCCTTTTCAGATTCTAATTTTGCAAGGGCTTTCTTCAAGTTCAAAATTTCTGCCTCAGCTTTGCCCACTCGATCAGAATCTGATTCAGCCTGAGCTTGAAGATCACTACTGCCATTGCTCTGGACACTTATATCTGTCTCTCCCtccaaatcttgaaaattaAGGCCTTTTCTTGCTCTTCCTTGTGAAAACTTCGCATGGCTTGCTTTCTCTCCAGATCCAAACAGGTCATTGAGCTGTTTTAGACCCTTTCTTCCTGTTACTGTATCAGATTCTTCTCCAAAACCACCATTTCTCTTGCCAGCATGAAAGTTGGATGATGAGAGTCCCAAAGAATCCTTTTGCAGTTCATCAGGGTCAAAGAATGCCCGTACTGAATGTGGTATCTCAGGTGTATGAGGATCACCGTCAGTAGCAGAACCAGGGGACTCATCTGACATATTGAAAGGAACTTGATTAGGAAATGCTTCTGCCATAGTCCGATGAGCCTGGCGGATGACACCCGTTGCATGATCATATCTTTCAGCTAATGCACGATATGCTCGATAGAACTCTTCAACCAATTTCATAAGCTCTGGGCGTTTTTTGTAATACATCTCTGCCCTCCTTGCAAAAGAATCTGCATCCTCTTCAATGAGCTTTATCATTAGCTTCACTTTTGAATCCATATCTGTTCAAGCAGTAATGAAGTAATTGTAACTGGTTAGTAGGGAACACGAAACTACTAAATCCCAAACCAACAAAGGAAAACATAAGAGTTGGAAACAAAGAGAATAGGCACATTTTAAGGGAGTAAAGAAGAATTTGGATTTACAAGTGTGAGCAGAATTTATACAAAAACTTGTAAACTGTAAACTGTGTTCAACCAAAAACAGTCAGTCTTAGCAAGGACCCAAGTCAATATATTGAGCAAAAACTGCAAAGGAATGCAGTACTATACCTGTaagattttcctgaagccattttGAATTCTTGGGGCTTACATGACTATCCCACCACCAAGAATACATACGTCTAGAATCTGCTTTGGATGCCATAACTGTGTTCAATAACACCACTCTTCACTATCCGATCTAGACCAGATTCCGATCCAAAATCAAGCCAGAACCAGCACAAAAACCACCTAAACTTGAAAATTTCTCAGGAGGATGAAGCTGTATATCTCTTGCTGCTCGCACCTACAGCCATCAAGCCAAgaattcaaaatttaagtttAGACGATTCCAAGCTACCCAATTGATGAAATCAGATTCTGAAATATACGTTACAAAGATCTGAAAAATAACTCTCAAAAAACCTACCTGATCAACTGAGCCCAGTTTCAAAAATTATGAACCCAAGTCGTCACTGCTAACTTTTTATCTTGTACAAACTACCTAATCAATGATAAATTCAACCCAGATGATCAAAATCATAgaattataaaacaaaattcAGGTATTTCAAGATAATCACAAGTTTACATTAAATACTTCCCCATCAGCGTTTAGACCACGCAAGTTTATGATCATGAAAAAGACATAAACAAGTGTAGAACTAGTTTTTAATTTTACGAAACCAGCTTCCGAAATTCCATGAACATAgcaaagaattaaaaaaaaattgtacctACCCAAAAACCAAAAATCGAAAACAAAGTTGTCCACCAACTACAAAAGTCGCCAAAAACATTATGACTTGAGAAGTAAACAACACGGGCATGGATTCTCTCAAAAACATGAGTGAAAACTACAACTATAACAATCAAAATGACACACAAGAAAAAAACCATACATAAAAGTATATAATACAACActtaccaaaaataaaataaaaaataaataaattgattttgattgtTTTTCTCTTTTGCTTTTGATTTTGCAGCAGCTTCAGCTGCTTTTGCTTTTCTCTCTCACCCCATGTGAgatctctctcttctctctctcttctgaaGGCTCTCTCACTTTTCTCTGTTTATTTCTCTTTGCTTTTTATGCACTGTTTCCGGTTTGGTACCAATATCAGCTTTTGCAAACTGTAAAAGAGGAAAGAGAAAGCTAATGCTTCttgaagatgaaaataaaatggatagtaattaattaatttagtgtTATTGActtgttgta
This window harbors:
- the LOC115704030 gene encoding protein NETWORKED 1D, with translation MASKADSRRMYSWWWDSHVSPKNSKWLQENLTDMDSKVKLMIKLIEEDADSFARRAEMYYKKRPELMKLVEEFYRAYRALAERYDHATGVIRQAHRTMAEAFPNQVPFNMSDESPGSATDGDPHTPEIPHSVRAFFDPDELQKDSLGLSSSNFHAGKRNGGFGEESDTVTGRKGLKQLNDLFGSGEKASHAKFSQGRARKGLNFQDLEGETDISVQSNGSSDLQAQAESDSDRVGKAEAEILNLKKALAKLESEKEAGLVQYQQSLERLSNLESEVSRAQEDSRDLNERASKAETEVQNLKDALTKLQAEREASLLQYQQYLEKISILEKSISSTQKDAGELNERARRAETEADVLKQDLARIGTEKDAALAQYEESMEVMSNLQNKLLQAEEGARQINERAYKAEHEVETLKQAVAKLTEAKEAAALQYQQCLERISYLEQELSRAQEEARRLHNEIDDGLAKLKGAEEKCLLLEKSNYSLQSELEGLVHKVGTQGEELTEKQKELGRLWACVQEERMRFVEAETAFQTLQNLHSQSQEDLRSLVSELQNRAEILKDMEMRKQGLEEEVQRVKEENKSVNELNLSSAVSIKNLQDEILNLRETIKKLEEEVELRVDQRNALQQEIYCLKEELNESNKKNQTMLEQVESVGFDPECFGSSVKDLQDEHSQLKKIHDTTQIEKVALLEQLKIMEKLMEKNSLLENSLDDLNVELEGVREKVKALEETCQSLLEEKSNLVAEKTSLISQLQIATENLENISRRNTFLEGSLLDANTELEGLRIRSKSLEDSCLVLDGEKSGLITERECLASQLGITHQRLEDLGNGYAALEDKLSALEKERQTALGMVEELRICLDTEKQERASFAQLSETRLAGMELQICHLQEEGLRKNREYEDEQDKAFNAQIEILILLKFIQGLEEKYLSLIIEHQKLLEASEKSKKLISELEKENDEQNVENKYLSEHNNVLRVGLCQFLKTLDIDDNLGCAGKVEQDQRLLNLVLVKLQDTKNSLFRSFDDNLQLVIEKLVLVTILEQVQLEGTNLMTERDTLDQKYTNQSEQFVALQLEKQKLWQATEELKLKIVEGDRREEVLTYTSENLCKQLSDLQGEYQNLQKEHCEVLEKNETLVKTVSDLGEHKSFLEEENLVMIGETIYHSNLSLVFKDIVSQNMVDLDELSERLNKLHLNHIDLKEKARTLEDKLEDLQIENLHLKECLNKSDIELNIVTSFNNDLKTEITCSKDLLSQKENEVLLWESKANTFFAELETSNVCNVVLEGKISAFTDEFARLEDRSNSKDREIELLKQEVGTVKDANRGLQARMAAYTSAVKSLKKSITSLENHVVLEGEPSKRESSEIEDACLMSQNAETSQSDEVHSATMVPDGISDLQDFQSRIEDIEMALMEKEKIVMLEFLNTGTKLDAAMQEIEELKARGKENGQSSKHIYATEEADELRGSHRLNKNLRVRTRSHEISEVLTKDIVLDQISDCSSYGRSKREAVEAENQMLELWETTEQDGSIDLKVGKSQRVALALNERQAEASKAHKKQNPSIESLMEKELGVDRLELSRRFSEPRQEGNKRRVLERLDSDAQKLSNLQITVQDLKQKVETTEKSKKGKVMEYDSVKSQLEEAEEAITKLVDVNKKLTKNYEHVSQSSDGSVAATGSDESGSVRRRRISEQARRGSEKIGRLQLEIQRLQFLLLKLDGDQRESSRRTRITEHKSRVLLRDYLYGGGVRTGRKYKKTPFCSCVQPPTKGD